In the Setaria italica strain Yugu1 chromosome VI, Setaria_italica_v2.0, whole genome shotgun sequence genome, one interval contains:
- the LOC101767100 gene encoding uncharacterized protein LOC101767100, with translation MTAKALRNKGGTTDYTKGVSREQRAINRRNKLESSLVSSGINYPKSCSDKRAWKRMKKEMFEYQEAHLAFRKFEENQCAIAVQRFGEPFRDREVSNIAFEERSFGEIVKPGQITYPISTNYVVDLSSLVVSLALFDGDKMLFACSGIPLPHGRTRESLTTFVTSAHLVRQFNENRNKDDKLRVAVRLPNNRTTDGFLGLYDKDIAIVTCYGFLGVRPIDLDLMATPSPGDSVQAAGRAFNSGSLMAMRGSLYEKRHLQNLDHLNTWGSDSQDISKAVLGGPLLGCDNKILGINLDICDPGDANLRCTFLSMDLLCKRLKHFQILNPKKLHFRGYTLPKHVSSVVPSGFMQTICRLKSCGYPIPPPLVLEFNGQLLNHFEECFGELLPWKGYPYHDTPRGSGERVWNQLPKEIVTDVSRRVVSLASFNGYVRSFACTGLLIKWHGSKAKHTVILTSASLVRGRCNEDSIDNSLTIEVFLPPNQRAGGTLEFYNLDYNIAIVSLKKNFSAIHPDDIFIESAQNSSKKVVAIGRDAKFGLLMAASGEAKRGNRGCKLDCKDVQVSTCKIKKAGIGGPLINLNGSFVGMNFYDGSGVTPFLPRHKIVEVLSGVNSLPSECGYNHPIPVNVGGGTKNGIQKNRWPVPEPYWYHGSLDVNIRDHLGGKHIGRRLQ, from the exons AT GACTGCAAAGGCCCTGCGGAACAAGGGGGGGACTACTGATTACACAAAAGGTGTGAGCAGGGAGCAGAGAGCCATAAACAGAAGGAACAAACTGGAGTCGTCACTAGTTTCAAGTGGGATTAACTACCCAAAATCTTGTTCTGACAAGAGAGCCTGGAAGCGCATGAAAAAAGAGATGTTCGAAT ATCAAGAGGCTCATCTGGCATTTCGTAAATTTGAGGAGAATCAATGTGCTATTGCTGTGCAACGATTCGGTGAACCTTTTCGTGATAGAGAAGTTTCAAACATTGCTTTTGAGGAGAGgtcatttggtgaaatagtcaaACCTGGTCAAATAACTTATCCAATCAGTACTAATTATGTTGTGGATTTGTCTTCCTTGGTCGTCTCGCTCGCTTtgtttgatg GAGATAAGATGTTATTTGCATGCTCGGGCATACCTTTACCTCACGGAAGAACTAGAGAAAGCCTAACAACATTTGTGACATCAGCACATTTGGTTAGACAATTCAACGAGAATAGAAATAAAGATGATAAGTTGAGG GTTGCAGTGCGCCTTCCTAATAATAGAACTACCGATGGGTTCTTAGGACTATATGATAAAGACATTGCTATCGTCACATGCTATGGCTTCCTAGGAGTCCGTCCTATAGATCTGGATCTTATGGCAACACCTTCACCTGGTGATAGTGTGCAAGCTGCTGGGCGTGCCTTCAACTCTGGCAGTTTGATGGCCATGCGTGGATCTCTGTATGAGAAACGCCACCTTCAAAACCTGGACCACCTCAACACCTGGGGTTCTGATAGTCAAGATATCTCTAAG GCTGTACTTGGAGGGCCACTTCTGGGGTGCGATAATAAAATTCTTGGGATAAACTTAGATATTTGTGACCCTGGTGATGCAAATTTGAGATGCACATTCCTATCAATGGACTTACTTTGCAAACGCTTGAAGCATTTTCAGATACTCAA tcctaaaaaactacaCTTCCGTGGATATACGTTGCCTAAACATGTATCAAGCGTAGTTCCTTCAG GGTTTATGCAAACTATTTGCAGGTTAAAGTCCTGTGGTTATCCCATTCCACCACCTCTTGTGCTCGAAT TCAATGGGCAATTGCTTAATCATTTTGAAGAATGCTTTGGTGAATTACTTCCTTGGAAAGGGTATCCCTATCATGATACACCCCGTGGCTCTGGGGAGCGTGTCTGGAATCAACTTCCGAAAGAAATTGTGACAGATGTATCCCGTCGTGTTGTCTCACTTGCTTCATTCAATG GGTATGTGAGATCTTTTGCGTGCACAGGCTTGCTTATAAAGTGGCATGGAAGCAAAGCTAAGCACACTGTCATCCTGACTTCAGCCAGTTTGGTTAGAGGTCGTTGTAATGAGGATAGCATTGATAATAGCTTGACG ATTGAGGTGTTTCTCCCACCGAATCAACGTGCTGGTGGGACATTGGAATTTTATAATTTAGACTATAACATTGCTATTGTCAGTCTCAAGAAGAATTTCAGTGCTATTCATCCGGACGACATCTTCATTGAAAGTGCACAAAACTCATCTAAAAAGGTTGTAGCTATAGGGCGTGATGCTAAATTTGGTTTATTAATGGCCGCAAGTGGTGAAGCGAAGCGTGGAAACAGGGGTTGCAAACTTGATTGCAAAGATGTTCAGGTGTCCACTTGTAAAATCAAGAAG gcTGGGATTGGAGGCCCGCTTATTAATCTTAATGGGAGTTTTGTTGGCATGAATTTCTACGATGGAAGCGGTGTAACTCCTTTCTTACCAAGGCACAAGATTGTTGAAGTTCTAAGTGGAGTGAATTCTTTACCATCAGAATG TGGATATAACCATCCTATACCTGTCAATGTTGGTGGTGGGACAAAGAATGGGATACAGAAAAACAG GTGGCCAGTGCCTGAGCCATATTGGTATCATGGCTCACTTGATGTGAACATTCGTGATCATCTAGGTGGCAAGCATATTGGGCGGCGTCTTCAGTAG